In a genomic window of Scyliorhinus torazame isolate Kashiwa2021f chromosome 5, sScyTor2.1, whole genome shotgun sequence:
- the LOC140421592 gene encoding uncharacterized protein, whose protein sequence is MMKVVLCMSWLMIQMPSLGLLVKVPGEVRTGRGPRSPPGTWKLFPSRTSLTRNKGKWDAEDIRVQNQEGGVLRQARRKRSVSTDNMWEKAQKNIWWKWAEYTGKKNSDGKDCVICAAERPRTQVADIPWGSGDCWTMLLKWKKENCRTYNTYTQTYTHKNQTYTYETINCSGSTCDNLCKGKMPRCQFLCILRAGAKKRTYHVAQDCPIWPKTAMDAAPEEWRVEPNLQIQDCYWREGSTGSSLGNYTGQCERIWDISDIRSLLNPAVPARTGGMPPAPYLLENQVNQLADLWWLCGPEKGLLARLPLDWKGLCARVMLAQSTVILPVENGIKSQRIKRAYTLDPNIQMDAIGQPRGIPNEFKARSEIAAGFESILFWITPNKNTEWINYIYYNQQRFINYSNAALAALGEQLDATSKMAWQNRQALDWLLAEKGGVCVMFGDQCCTFIPNNTSPEGSFTQAMNKLKNLAKEMKENAGFGQGVWSWLDRMFGRWGAWFAKAGAVAITSLIILGLIFCCFLPVLRSFLTRVAARQMVTRVIRNSRSKGKTEEWGNFEPPPLSEFTMTLVEVETRHSVN, encoded by the coding sequence ATGATGAAAGTAGTTCTGTGCATGAGCTGGCTGATGATACAAATGCCCAGCCTGGGCCTGTTAGTCAAGGTGCCGGGGGAGGTGAGAACAGGGAGGGGGCCTCGTTCCCCACCTGGGACTTGGAAACTATTTCCTTCGAGGACTTCCTTGACCCGTAACAAAGGAAAGTGGGATGCAGAGGACATAAGGGTGCAGAATCAGGAAGGTGGAGTATTAAGACAAGCAAGACGTAAACGGTCAGTGAGCACAGATAATATGTGGGAGAAAGCACAGAAAAACATCTGGTGGAAATGGGCTGAGTATACTGGTAAGAAAAACAGTGATGGGAAAGACTGTGTGATATGTGCGGCGGAAAGACCACGCACCCAAGTAGCTGATATACCGTGGGGATCAGGAGACTGTTGGACCATGCTGCTAAAATGGAAAAAGGAAAATTGCCGTAcatataacacatacacacagacatatacgCATAAGAATCAGACTTACACGTATGAGACGATAAACTGTTCAGGATCCACATGTGATAACCTTTGTAAGGGGAAAATGCCGAGGTGTCAATTCCTATGTATCCTGCGTGCTGGGGCAAAAAAGCGCACCTACCATGTGGCCCAAGATTGTCCAATATGGCCAAAGACGGCAATGGACGCGGCCCCAGAGGAATGGAGGGTGGAGCCCAACTTACAAATCCAAGATTGCTATTGGAGGGAAGGCAGCACGGGAAGTAGTTTGGGAAACTACACAGGACAGTGTGAAAGGATTTGGGATATATCCGACATCCGTAGTCTGCTCAACCCTGCTGTTCCCGCCCGGACAGGGGGAATGCCACCCGCTCCTTATCTATTAGAAAATCAAGTAAATCAACTGGCCGATCTCTGGTGGCTTTGTGGCCCGGAAAAAGGGCTGCTGGCTCGATTACCACTGGATTGGAAGGGACTATGTGCCCGAGTTATGCTGGCCCAGAGCACTGTGATACTGCCGGTGGAAAACGGCATTAAATCACAAAGAATTAAGAGGGCATATACCCTTGACCCTAACATACAAATGGACGCAATTGGACAGCCCCGAGGCATCCCGAATGAGTTCAAAGCTAGGAGTGAAATAGCCGCGGGGTTTGAATCCATCCTTTTTTGGATCACACCCAACAAGAATACTGAGTGGATCAATTACATCTATTATAATCAGCAGAGGTTTATTAATTATTCAAATGCTGCCCTGGCGGCCTTGGGAGAGCAGTTGGATGCGACCAGCAAAATGGCGTGGCAAAATCGACAGGCATTAGATTGGCTCCTGGCAGAAAAaggaggtgtgtgtgttatgtttgggGATCAGTGTTGCACATTTATCCCTAATAACACTAGTCCAGAGGGGTCATTTACACAAGCCATGAATAAGTTAAAGAATCTTGCGAAAGAAATGAAAGAAAATGCTGGGTTTGGACAGGGGGTATGGAGTTGGCTGGATAGAATGTTCGGAAGATGGGGGGCATGGTTTGCCAAGGCTGGAGCTGTAGCAATCACATCACTAATCATTCTGGGATTAATATTTTGTTGCTTTCTACCCGTCCTGAGATCCTTCCTTACCAGGGTGGCAGCACGGCAGATGGTGACTCGGGTGATACGCAATTCTCGCTCAAAAGGAAAAACAGAGGAATGGGGAAACTTTGAGCCGCCCCCGCTGAGTGAATTTACCATGACCTTGGTCGAAGTTGAAACTCGTCACTCTGTAAACTAA